The Vicia villosa cultivar HV-30 ecotype Madison, WI linkage group LG1, Vvil1.0, whole genome shotgun sequence genome includes a region encoding these proteins:
- the LOC131607094 gene encoding galactomannan galactosyltransferase 1-like — protein MTSNQEATSKHIVIAIHHPTKTPLLNTSPQLQSHSHSRTNANSPMAMAKLGSKNKSSPWSSNGCIFLVGAISALVLLWGLSSFVTPIPNSNPNFNSIVNNLKIKSLNTTTNIKASPDLLHDPSDKTFYDDPETCYTMMDKPMKNWDDKRNEWLLYHPSFVTGADEKILVITGSQPEKCENPIGDHLLLRFFKNKVDYCRLHNYDIIYNNALLHPKMNSYWAKYPVVRAAMFAHPEVEWIWWIDSDAVFTDMEFKLPLNRYKNHNLVIHGWEELVKKEHSWTGLNAGVFLIRNCQWSLDFMDELASMGPNSPEYKKWGERQRAIFKTKEVPDSDDQTALAYIIAMGEEKWTAKIYMENEYYFEAYWLEISKMYDKIGGRYEDVEKRVEGLRRRHAEKVSEHYGEMREEYVKDFGEMKRPLITHFTGCQPCNGHHNPIYSADDCWNSMERALNFADNQVLRTFGFFRRNLMDKSVSPLPFGYPAAPA, from the coding sequence ATGACTAGTAATCAAGAAGCAACCAGCAAGCACATCGTCATAGCCATACACCACCCGACAAAAACACCACTCTTAAATACATCACCTCAATTACAATCTCATTCACACTCACGCACCAACGCAAACTCACCCATGGCCATGGCAAAACTTGGCTCCAAAAACAAATCCTCTCCATGGTCCTCAAACGGTTGCATCTTTCTCGTTGGAGCAATCTCTGCTCTTGTTCTATTATGGGGCCTTTCCTCTTTCGTCACACCAATCCCAAACTCTAACCCCAACTTCAACTCCATCGTCAATaatctcaaaatcaaatcctTAAACACTACCACAAACATAAAAGCCTCTCCTGATTTGTTACATGACCCTTCCGACAAAACATTCTACGACGATCCAGAAACATGTTACACCATGATGGACAAACCAATGAAAAACTGGGACGACAAGCGGAACGAGTGGCTACTCTATCACCCTTCATTTGTAACCGGAGCAGACGAAAAGATACTCGTTATAACCGGTTCGCAGCCGGAAAAGTGCGAGAATCCTATCGGTGACCACCTCTTACTCCGGTTCTTCAAAAACAAGGTCGATTACTGTCGTTTACACAACTACGACATAATCTACAACAACgcgttgttgcaccccaaaatgaACTCTTACTGGGCCAAGTATCCTGTGGTTCGAGCCGCGATGTTTGCTCATCCAGAAGTCGAGTGGATATGGTGGATCGACTCAGACGCGGTCTTCACCGACATGGAGTTCAAACTACCGTTAAACCGTTACAAGAATCATAACCTCGTGATTCACGGCTGGGAAGAGTTGGTTAAGAAAGAACACAGCTGGACGGGGCTAAACGCGGGAGTTTTCTTGATTCGGAATTGTCAATGGTCGTTGGATTTTATGGATGAGTTAGCGAGCATGGGTCCAAATAGTCCAGAATATAAAAAATGGGGAGAAAGGCAAAGAGCAATCTTCAAAACAAAGGAGGTGCCTGACTCAGACGATCAAACCGCGCTAGCTTACATTATCGCGATGGGAGAAGAGAAATGGACGGCAAAGATTTACATGGAGAATGAGTATTATTTTGAGGCATATTGGTTGGAGATTTCAAAGATGTATGATAAAATTGGTGGAAGATATGAAGATGTGGAGAAAAGGGTGGAAGGGTTGAGAAGGAGACATGCTGAGAAAGTTAGTGAACATTATGGTGAAATGAGGGAGGAATATGTTAAGGATTTTGGGGAGATGAAGAGACCTTTGATTACGCATTTTACAGGGTGTCAACCTTGTAATGGTCATCATAATCCAATCTATAGTGCTGATGATTGCTGGAATAGTATGGAGAGGGCTTTGAATTTTGCTGATAATCAGGTGCTGCGTACGTTTGGGTTCTTTCGTCGGAATCTGATGGATAAATCTGTTTCTCCATTACCATTTGGATACCCTGCTGCACCAGCATAA
- the LOC131607104 gene encoding galactomannan galactosyltransferase 1-like, whose amino-acid sequence MTTLKRKRGCSIGFPIFKGTLFVLLLLLLSASWFKRNQLTILLTGPSPTVTTSEVIQDPSEKTFYDDPKLSYSIEKPMKQWDKKRSDWLKLHPSFAAASRDRILIVTGSQPTPCKNNIGDHLLLRCFKNKVDYCRIHNCEVYYSNVLLHPKMNSYWSKIPSIRSAMMAHPEVEWIWWLDADAVVTDMEFEIPLERYKDHNLVAHGWSNMVYDESENKSWTGLNAGSLLIRNCQWSMDLLHVWAQMGPLTSNYETWGRILTSIFKDKLFPVSDDQSSLIYLLSRQRRKWGGKTYLEEGYDLEGYWIASLGKFERLKKEYDEMEDEARVLRRRHSEKMSVWYGEMRERYLGGKERRPFVTHFTGCQPCSGDHNPSYKGDVCWREMERALNFGDNQVLGNYGFVRKDLMESSVYEVPFGYPRVEE is encoded by the coding sequence ATGACAACTCTGAAGAGAAAGAGAGGTTGCTCCATTGGGTTTCCCATCTTCAAAGGAACCCTCTTCGTTCTTCTTCTACTACTCCTCTCAGCTTCATGGTTCAAAAGAAACCAACTCACTATACTCCTTACGGGTCCCAGTCCCACAGTAACAACCTCCGAGGTTATCCAAGACCCTTCTGAAAAAACATTCTACGACGACCCAAAATTAAGCTACTCTATCGAAAAACCAATGAAACAGTGGGACAAAAAACGAAGCGACTGGCTCAAACTCCATCCTTCCTTCGCCGCCGCTTCACGTGACCGGATACTCATCGTCACCGGGTCGCAACCGACGCCGTGCAAGAACAACATCGGCgaccatttactcttaagatgtTTCAAAAACAAAGTTGATTACTGCAGGATCCACAACTGCGAGGTTTACTATAGCAATGTACTCTTGCACCCGAAGATGAACTCTTATTGGTCCAAAATTCCAAGCATTCGATCTGCTATGATGGCGCATCCAGAAGTTGAGTGGATCTGGTGGTTAGATGCGGATGCAGTTGTCACTGACATGGAGTTCGAAATTCCGTTGGAGCGTTACAAGGATCATAATCTTGTTGCTCATGGTTGGTCCAACATGGTGTATGATGAAAGTGAGAACAAGAGCTGGACCGGGCTTAATGCCGGTTCGCTTCTGATTCGTAACTGTCAATGGTCTATGGATTTGTTACATGTGTGGGCTCAAATGGGTCCGTTAACATCAAACTATGAAACATGGGGGAGAATCTTGACATCAATATTTAAGGATAAACTGTTTCCGGTATCTGACGATCAatcttctttgatttatttgcTTTCTAGGCAGAGAAGAAAATGGGGTGGGAAAACATATTTGGAGGAAGGGTATGATTTGGAAGGTTATTGGATTGCTTCGTTGGGGAAGTTTGAGAGATTGAAAAAGGAGTATGATGAGATGGAAGATGAGGCTAGGGTTTTGAGGAGAAGGCATTCAGAGAAAATGAGTGTTTGGTATGGTGAAATGAGAGAGAGGTATTTGGGAGGGAAAGAAAGGAGGCCGTTTGTGACACATTTTACAGGGTGTCAGCCATGTAGTGGGGATCATAATCCTAGTTACAAAGGGGATGTTTGTTGGAGAGAGATGGAGAGGGCTTTGAATTTTGGGGATAATCAAGTTCTTGGTAATTATGGGTTTGTGAGGAAGGATCTTATGGAATCTTCTGTGTATGAAGTTCCATTTGGATACCCTAGGGTTGAGGAGTAG